The following proteins are encoded in a genomic region of Ictalurus furcatus strain D&B chromosome 6, Billie_1.0, whole genome shotgun sequence:
- the pdzk1 gene encoding Na(+)/H(+) exchange regulatory cofactor NHE-RF3, translating to MAGPRPRVIALSKREGQSYGFFLRVEEGEEGHLVRALEMGGPAELAGLKDGDRIIRVNGTFVDNLEHNLVAEMVKKSGLTVTFHVLGDETYRQAKSSGINLAEPQSYSAQSQPTMNGVPGPSPKLKLCFLQKSGSGFGFSIKSSKGEEGMFMTDVIVGGTADNAGVKAGDRIVEINGENVEGATHEQTVGMVKAAGNSVMFLLVDEDTDKYYKNKRIRLGPGLATTKHLPLKPRIAEITKGASGYGFFLKEDPKTPGHFIGEIDRGSPAEKAGLKEKDQLVAVDGMEVNHCTHEQVVEKIRQLGNLCCLLVVDAETDKMYKMGGISPLLYWEEMRSSLPQPSNPEPENNVIPVPAMPDAAEEIYKPKLCRMEKTAAGYGFHLNGIQGVHGQYIKEVVKGGAADRAGLEDDDIVVEVNGVNIEQRTHEEAVNLIRSSGDTLVLLVAGRAAYDHLKAKGVAITPKLLDTETAPIQPRERTPSVSSTSSSENEDMRF from the exons ATGGCTGGACCAAGACCTCGAGTGATTGCACTTTCAAAGCGCGAGGGCCAGAGCTATGGCTTCTTCCTGAGGGTTGAGGAGGGGGAAGAAGGTCATTTGGTTCGGGCCTTGGAGATGGGTGGTCCTGCTGAACTAGCAGGCCTCAAGGATGGAGATCGCATTATCAGAGTCAATGGAACATTTGTGGACAACTTAGAACACAACCTG GTTGCTGAAATGGTTAAGAAAAGTGGATTGACTGTCACATTTCATGTCCTGGGAGACGAAACATACCGGCAAGCCAAAAGCAGTGGCATAAACCTTGCAGAACCACAGTCCTATTCTGCTCAGAGTCAGCCCACCATGAACGGAGTCCCTGGACCAAGCCCTAAACTCAAACTCTGTTTTCTGCAGAAGTCTGGCAGTGGCTTTGGTTTCTCGATCAAGTCCTCTAAAG GTGAAGAGGGAATGTTCATGACAGATGTGATTGTGGGAGGCACTGCTGATAATGCAGGGGTTAAGGCAGGTGATCGTATAGTAGAGATCAATGGAGAAAATGTAGAAGGTGCTACTCATGAGCAAACTGTGGGAATG GTCAAAGCTGCTGGAAACAGTGTGATGTTTTTACTTGTGGACGAGGACACGGACAAATACTACAAGAATAAACGCATCAGACTGGGACCTGGACTGGCTACAACGAAGCACCTACCACTGAAGCCTCGCATAGCTGAAATCACCAAGGGAGCCAGTGGTTATGGTTTCTTCCTTAAGGAAGACCCTAAAACTCCAG GTCATTTCATTGGAGAAATAGACCGTGGGAGTCCTGCAGAAAAAGCAGGACTGAAGGAGAAGGACCAGCTGGTGGCTGTGGATGGAATGGAGGTTAATCACTGCACCCATGAGCAAGTAGTGGAGAAAATACGTCAGCTCGGAAATCTATGCTGCCTCTTGGTGGTTGATGCTGAAACAGACAAGATGTACAAGATG ggtgGTATCTCTCCTTTACTTTATTGGGAGGAAATGCGGAGTTCCCTGCCTCAGCCGAGCAATCCTGAGCCTGAAAATAATGTCATCCCAGTCCCAGCCATGCCTGATGCTGCAGAGGAAATATATAAACCCAAATTGTGCCGCATGGAAAAGACCGCTGCTGGGTATGGTTTCCACCTCAATGGTATCCAAGGAGTGCACGGACAATATATCAAAGAG GTGGTGAAAGGCGGAGCAGCAGACAGAGCCGGGCTAGAGGATGATGACATTGTGGTGGAGGTCAATGGGGTGAACATAGAGCAACGCACACATGAGGAGGCTGTGAATCTGATCCGCAGCAGTGGTGACACATTGGTCCTCCTCGTAGCAGGGAGAGCTGCCTATGATCACCTAAAAGCTAAAGGAGTTGCAATTACCCCCAAGCTGCTGGATACAGAGACAGCACCAATTCAGCCTCGTGAAAGG ACACCCTCTGTTTCATCTACATCCTCATCAGAAAATGAAGATATGAGGTTTTGA
- the si:ch73-390b10.2 gene encoding Golgi pH regulator encodes MSFFVDSVIMFTSQVLFFGFGWLFFMRQLFKDYEVRQYVVQVVFSVTFAFSCTMFELIIFEILGALSSTSRYFHWKLNLYVILLVLIFVVPFYIGYFVVSNIRLLQRQRLLFSCVVWFTFMYFFWKLGDPFPILSPKHGILSIEQLISRVGVIGVTLMALLSGFGAVNCPYTYMSYFLRNVTDSDILALERRLLQTMDMIVSKKKRIAMTRRQMYQRGEDQNKQTGFWGMLKSVTSSPSGSENLSLIQHEVDALEELSRQLFLETVDLQATKERIEYSKTFQGKYFNFLGYFFSIYCVWKIFMATINIVFDRVGKTDPVTRGIEITVNYLGIQFDVKFWSQHISFILVGIIIVTSIRGLLITLTKFFYAISSSKSSNVIVLVLAQIMGMYFVSSVLLMRMSMPLEYRTIVTEVLGELQFNFYHRWFDVIFLVSALSSILFLYLAHKQAPEKHMTL; translated from the exons ATGTCTTTCTTTGTAGATTCGGTAATTATGTTCACTTCCCAG GTGCTGTTTTTCGGATTTGGTTGGCTGTTCTTTATGCGGCAGTTATTTAAAGATTATGAG GTGCGACAGTATGTGGTACAAGTGGTTTTCTCAGTCACATTTGCATTCtcttgcacaatgtttgaactCATCATCTTTGAAATCCTCGGTGCATTAAGTAGCAC gtcCAGATATTTTCACTGGAAACTGAATTTGTATGTTATACTGCTGGTCCTAATCTTTGTAGTGCCTTTCTACATTGGCTACTTTGTGGTCAGTAACATACGTTTGT TGCAGAGACAGAGGTTGTTGTTTTCATGTGTCGTTTGGTTCAccttcatgtattttttttggaaacttgGAGACCCTTTTCCCATATTAAGTCCAAAACATG gtATTCTGTCTATAGAGCAGCTCATCAGCCGTGTCGGGGTCATTGGGGTCACATTGATGGCTCTGCTCTCCGGATTTGGTGCTGTGAACTGCCCCTACACATACATGTCCTATTTTCTGAG GAATGTAACTGACAGTGACATCCTGGCCCTGGAGAGACGTCTGCTTCAGACCATGGACATGATTGTCAGTAAAAAGAAAAG AATTGCTATGACGAGGAGGCAGATGTACCAGCGAGGAGAGGACCAAAACAAACAGACTGGATTCTGGGGGATGCTCAAGAGTGTCACTTCCTCTCCTTCAGGCAGTGAGA ATCTGTCTCTAATCCAGCATGAGGTAGATGCTCTAGAGGAGCTCAGTAGGCAGCTCTTCTTGGAGACAGTGGACCTGCAGGCTACCAAG GAGAGGATCGAATACTCAAAGACGTTTCAAGGAAAATACTTCAACTTTTTGGGGTACTTCTTCTCCATCTATTGTGTGTGGAAAATATTCATG GCCACCATCAACATAGTCTTTGATCGCGTGGGGAAGACTGACCCAGTAACGAGAGGGATTGAGATCACAGTCAACTACTTGGGAATTCAGTTTGat GTAAAATTCTGGTCTCAGCACATTTCTTTTATCCTGGTCGGAATCATCATCGTCACCTCCATCCGAGGCCTTTTAATCACTCTCACTAAG TTCTTCTATGCCATTTCTAGCAGCAAGTCATCCAATGTAATAGTGCTTGTCCTGGCCCAGATCATG GGGATGTATTTTGTGTCCTCTGTGTTGCTCATGCGAATGAGCATGCCCCTGGAGTACCGTACCATCGTCACTGAGGTCCTGGGAGAGCTGCAGTTCAACTTCTACCATCGCTGGTTTGATGTAATCTTCCTTGTTAGTGCTCTGTCCAGCATCCTCTTCCTCTACCTGGCACACAAGCAGGCACCCGAGAAGCACATGACCCTGTGA
- the LOC128609354 gene encoding cholecystokinin receptor translates to MDLGNLKELLECLSVANSTFLNGSLDLSDSNSTCGEEHFIPQEQPARHIEMDSVRILLYSLIFLLSVFGNLLIIVVLVANKRMRTVTNSFLLSLAVSDLMMAVFCMPFTFIPNLLEDFIFGAAMCRIVAYLMGTSVSISTFSLVAIAIERYSAICNPLKSRAWQTRSHAYKVISMTWALSFLIMTPYPVFSSLVSYPKPNNITAHMCRHDWPKDQVKQAWCILLLLILFVIPGVVMITAYGLISRELYCGIQFELEQKKGHRTKNGAAATISSGIDHGDGCYIQVLKRPNSMEMSTLTLTTSAKVDRPRSNTSESKLMAKRRVIRMLIVIVSMFFICWMPLYSVNTWKAFHPPSAHRALSGAPISFIHLLSYTSACVNPIIYCFMNKRFRKALLTTFSCCCQSCCPRSFNEGDEDVTATGASVSKFNYTTISTMGPC, encoded by the exons atGGATTTAGGAAACCTGAAGGAGCTGTTGGAGTGTTTAAGCGTTGCAAACAGCACATTTCTGAACGGTAGTTTGGACCTGAGCGACAGTAACAGCACCTGCGGAGAAGAGCACTTTATTCCCCAAGAGCAACCTGCACGACATATAG AAATGGATTCAGTGCGGATACTGCTCTACTCTCTGATATTCCTGCTCAGTGTCTTTGGGAACCTGCTCATCATTGTGGTTTTAGTGGCAAATAAGCGAATGCGGACAGTCACCAACTCCTTCCTACTCTCTCTGGCTGTCAGTGATCTGATGATGGCTGTGTTTTGCATGCCCTTTACCTTCATCCCAAATCTGCTGGAGGACTTCATCTTTGGAGCTGCCATGTGTAGGATTGTGGCCTATCTCATGG GAACTTCTGTTAGTATTTCCACCTTCAGTCTTGTGGCCATAGCAATCGAGAGATACAGTGCTATCTGTAATCCTCTGAAGTCCCGGGCCTGGCAAACTCGTTCCCATGCATACAAGGTTATCAGTATGACTTGGGCTCTGTCTTTTCTCATCATGACCCCATACCCGGTCTTCTCCTCACTTGTTAGCTACCCCAAACCCAACAACATCACTGCACATATGTGCCGCCATGATTGGCCCAAGGACCAGGTGAAGCAGGCTTG gtgcatcctgttgcTGTTGATTCTTTTTGTCATACCTGGAGTGGTGATGATCACTGCTTATGGGCTCATCTCCCGGGAGCTCTATTGCGGAATACAGTTTGAGCTGGAGCAGAAGAAAGGCCATA GAACGAAGAATGGTGCAGCTGCCACCATCTCATCTGGCATTGATCATGGTGATGGTTGCTACATTCAGGTACTGAAGCGACCCAACTCCATGGAGATGTCCACTCTCACCCTAACCACCTCTGCCAAGGTGGACCGTCCTCGCAGCAACACCTCTGAGAGCAAACTCATGGCCAAAAGGCGCGTGATCCGCATGCTGATTGTCATTGTGTCCATGTTCTTCATCTGCTGGATGCCCTTGTATTCTGTTAATACCTGGAAGGCCTTCCATCCACCTTCTGCCCACAGGGCTCTCTCTGGAGCCCCAATCTCCTTCATTCATCTCCTGTCCTACACTTCAGCCTGCGTCAATCCCATCATCTACTGCTTCATGAATAAGCGCTTCCGCAAGGCTCTGCTAACCACTTTCTCCTGCTGCTGCCAATCATGCTGCCCACGGAGCTTCAATGAGGGAGATGAAGATGTCACTGCCACTGGGGCATCTGTGTCTAAGTTTAACTACACCACCATCAGTACCATGGGACCATGCTGA